A single genomic interval of Sphingopyxis sp. CCNWLW2 harbors:
- a CDS encoding polysaccharide deacetylase family protein, whose protein sequence is MTRAIISFDTELSAGLYQRGADARANFESSILGRCRDGDFGIHFQMDMLERHGLIGVFFIDPMPALVYGPEVVDAIVQPVVARGHEVQVHIHTEWLAFARFNPVGRLTGRNIGDFPLTAQKKLIALARDILVGAGAPKPTAFRAGNFGANDDTLRALAALGFRFDSSFNGAYQGHGCAISLDPGNLGMRIHHGVCEVPVSGLMDRASRFRPAQLCAMSEEEMRDALDHSAASGAIQFSAFSHSFELLSRDREVPNGLAISRMEALCRAVADDTRVTSGGFATLPGPPERPVRIGLAAPKPLRTLRRTIEQGIGHLAHEVRYVRDLISVTVNSSRWGKILGGVVLAVA, encoded by the coding sequence ATGACGCGGGCAATCATCAGCTTCGACACCGAATTGTCGGCCGGCCTTTACCAGCGCGGCGCCGATGCGCGCGCCAATTTCGAAAGCTCGATCCTCGGCCGCTGCCGCGACGGCGATTTCGGCATCCATTTCCAGATGGACATGCTCGAGCGCCACGGGCTGATCGGCGTGTTCTTCATCGATCCGATGCCCGCGCTCGTCTATGGTCCCGAAGTGGTCGACGCGATCGTCCAGCCGGTGGTCGCACGCGGGCACGAGGTGCAGGTCCATATCCACACCGAATGGCTGGCCTTCGCGCGCTTCAACCCGGTCGGACGGCTGACCGGCCGCAACATCGGCGATTTCCCGCTCACGGCGCAGAAGAAACTGATCGCGCTCGCGCGCGACATCCTCGTCGGCGCAGGCGCGCCGAAACCGACCGCGTTCCGTGCGGGCAATTTCGGCGCCAACGACGACACGCTGCGCGCGCTCGCGGCGCTCGGCTTCCGCTTCGACAGCAGTTTCAACGGCGCGTACCAGGGCCATGGCTGCGCCATCTCGCTCGACCCCGGCAATCTCGGCATGCGCATCCACCATGGCGTGTGCGAAGTGCCGGTCAGCGGGCTGATGGACCGCGCCAGCCGCTTCCGCCCCGCGCAGCTTTGCGCGATGTCCGAAGAGGAAATGCGCGACGCGCTGGATCATAGTGCGGCGAGCGGCGCGATCCAGTTTTCGGCGTTCAGCCACAGCTTCGAACTGCTGAGCCGCGACCGCGAAGTCCCGAACGGGCTGGCGATTTCGCGGATGGAGGCGCTGTGCCGCGCGGTCGCGGACGACACGCGCGTGACCAGCGGCGGATTTGCGACTTTGCCCGGACCGCCCGAACGCCCCGTACGGATCGGGCTCGCCGCGCCCAAGCCGCTCCGCACGCTGCGCCGGACGATCGAGCAGGGTATCGGCCACCTCGCGCACGAGGTCCGCTACGTCCGCGACCTCATTTCGGTGACGGTCAATTCGTCACGATGGGGGAAAATATTAGGCGGCGTCGTCCTGGCCGTGGCCTAG
- the lpdA gene encoding dihydrolipoyl dehydrogenase, translated as MADYDYDVLVIGSGPGGYVAAIRAAQLGLKTACAEGRETLGGTCLNVGCIPSKAMLHASEYFEAAAGGAMAAMGIKVKPELDLPVMHGQRKDAVKGLTGGIEFLFKKNKIDWLKGYAQFTSKDSVEVAGKTYRAKNIIIATGSSVTPLPGVEVDNDKQIIVDSTGALELAKVPGHMVVIGGGVIGLELGSVWRRLGAKVTVVEFLDQILPGMDGDVRKEANKILKKQGMEFKLKTKVTKAAVKGKKAVLTLEPAAGGDAETLEADVVLVSIGRRPNTDGLGLDKAGLAVNQRGQIETDHDFSTLVPGIWAIGDVIPGPMLAHKAEDEGIACAENIAGLTGIVNHDVIPSVVYTWPEIAGVGLTEEQAKEKGEVKVGKFPMMANSRAKTNHEPDGFVKVIADAKSDRVLGVWCIASVAGTMIAQAAQAMEFGATSEDIAYTCHAHPTHSEAIKEAAMAVTGKPIHI; from the coding sequence ATGGCTGATTACGACTACGACGTCCTTGTCATCGGTTCGGGCCCCGGCGGTTATGTCGCGGCGATCCGCGCGGCGCAGCTGGGCCTGAAGACCGCGTGCGCCGAAGGGCGCGAGACGCTGGGCGGCACCTGCCTCAACGTCGGCTGCATCCCGTCGAAGGCGATGCTCCACGCGTCGGAATATTTCGAAGCGGCGGCCGGCGGCGCGATGGCGGCGATGGGCATCAAAGTGAAGCCCGAGCTCGACCTCCCCGTGATGCACGGCCAGCGCAAGGATGCGGTCAAAGGCCTGACCGGCGGCATCGAATTCCTGTTCAAGAAGAACAAGATCGACTGGCTGAAGGGCTATGCGCAGTTCACCTCGAAAGACAGCGTCGAAGTTGCGGGCAAGACGTACCGCGCGAAGAACATCATCATCGCCACCGGCTCGTCGGTGACCCCGCTTCCCGGCGTCGAGGTCGATAACGACAAGCAGATCATCGTCGATTCGACCGGCGCGCTCGAACTCGCGAAGGTTCCGGGTCACATGGTCGTGATCGGCGGCGGCGTGATCGGGCTCGAGCTCGGCAGCGTGTGGCGCCGCCTCGGCGCCAAGGTCACGGTCGTCGAATTCCTTGACCAGATCCTGCCCGGCATGGACGGCGACGTCCGCAAGGAAGCGAACAAGATCCTCAAGAAGCAGGGCATGGAATTCAAGCTCAAGACCAAGGTCACCAAGGCCGCGGTCAAGGGCAAGAAGGCCGTGCTTACGCTCGAACCCGCGGCCGGCGGCGACGCCGAAACGCTCGAAGCCGATGTCGTGCTCGTGTCGATCGGTCGCCGTCCGAACACCGACGGCCTCGGGCTCGACAAGGCGGGCCTCGCGGTCAACCAGCGCGGCCAGATCGAAACCGATCATGATTTTTCGACGCTGGTCCCCGGCATCTGGGCGATCGGCGACGTGATCCCCGGCCCGATGCTCGCGCACAAGGCCGAGGACGAAGGCATCGCCTGCGCCGAGAATATCGCCGGGCTGACGGGCATTGTGAACCACGACGTCATCCCGTCGGTCGTCTACACCTGGCCCGAAATCGCAGGCGTCGGCCTGACCGAAGAGCAGGCCAAGGAAAAGGGTGAGGTCAAGGTCGGCAAGTTCCCGATGATGGCGAACAGCCGTGCCAAGACCAACCACGAGCCCGACGGCTTCGTGAAGGTGATCGCCGACGCGAAGAGCGACCGTGTGCTCGGCGTGTGGTGCATCGCGAGCGTCGCGGGCACGATGATCGCACAGGCCGCGCAGGCGATGGAATTCGGCGCGACGTCGGAAGACATCGCCTACACCTGCCACGCGCATCCGACGCATAGCGAGGCGATCAAGGAAGCCGCGATGGCGGTGACGGGCAAACCGATCCACATCTGA
- the zapE gene encoding cell division protein ZapE, producing MTTVLAAYDALVAAGELRPDPEQRAAAERLNQLQAELEAVPKRGSLLWRLAGRKPGALRGVYLWGAVGRGKSMLMDLFYDQLSIQRKRRVHFHAFMLDVHARMREVRKSESGDPIPLVADALAENTRCLAFDEMVVNNSADAMILSRLFTALIDRGVTMVATSNRPPKDLYKDGLNREHFLPFIALVEERLDVMSLNGPTDYRRDRLGDGARWFVPADDAASAALSAAFFRLTDYPPEDRAHVPTLELDVGGGRMLHVPKALKGVAVFSFKRLCGEARGAADYLAVARHFHTVIIVGIPRMGPENRNEAARFVTLIDALYEYKVKLLASAAAMPDQLYIAGDGAFEFERTASRLAEMQSDDYLALGHGQDDAA from the coding sequence GTGACCACCGTTCTTGCGGCTTATGATGCGCTTGTAGCGGCGGGGGAGCTTCGTCCCGATCCCGAACAGCGCGCCGCCGCCGAGCGGCTGAACCAGTTGCAGGCCGAGCTCGAAGCGGTGCCTAAGCGCGGCAGCCTGCTCTGGCGTCTTGCCGGTCGCAAGCCTGGGGCGCTGCGCGGCGTCTATCTGTGGGGCGCGGTCGGACGTGGGAAGTCCATGCTCATGGACCTCTTTTATGACCAGCTTTCCATCCAGCGGAAGCGGCGCGTCCATTTTCATGCGTTCATGCTCGACGTCCATGCGCGGATGCGCGAGGTACGGAAAAGCGAGAGCGGCGATCCGATCCCGCTCGTCGCCGATGCACTCGCCGAAAATACGCGCTGCCTCGCGTTCGACGAGATGGTCGTGAACAACAGCGCCGACGCGATGATCCTCTCGCGGCTGTTCACCGCTTTGATCGACCGCGGCGTGACGATGGTCGCGACCTCGAACCGGCCGCCGAAGGATCTCTACAAGGACGGGCTCAACCGCGAGCATTTCCTGCCCTTCATCGCGCTCGTTGAGGAACGGCTCGACGTGATGAGCCTGAACGGCCCGACCGATTATCGCCGCGACCGGCTGGGCGACGGGGCGCGCTGGTTCGTTCCCGCCGACGATGCCGCGAGTGCGGCGCTGTCGGCGGCTTTCTTCCGCCTCACCGACTATCCGCCCGAGGACCGCGCGCATGTCCCGACGCTCGAGCTCGACGTCGGCGGCGGGCGGATGCTGCACGTGCCGAAAGCCTTGAAGGGCGTCGCGGTCTTTTCGTTCAAGCGATTGTGCGGCGAGGCGCGCGGGGCCGCCGATTATCTCGCGGTCGCGCGCCATTTTCACACCGTCATCATCGTCGGGATCCCGCGCATGGGGCCCGAGAACCGCAACGAGGCGGCGCGCTTCGTGACGCTGATCGACGCGCTCTACGAATATAAGGTCAAGCTGCTCGCGAGCGCGGCGGCGATGCCCGATCAGCTCTATATCGCGGGCGACGGGGCGTTCGAATTCGAGCGCACGGCAAGCCGCCTCGCCGAAATGCAGTCGGACGATTATCTGGCGCTAGGCCACGGCCAGGACGACGCCGCCTAA
- the odhB gene encoding 2-oxoglutarate dehydrogenase complex dihydrolipoyllysine-residue succinyltransferase codes for MSTEVKVPTLGESVTEATIGEWLKKPGEAVALDEPIASLETDKVAVEVPSPVAGVMGQQLAAVGDTVNVGATIATVEAGGVAAAPTPAAPAPAAKAEAAAPVPAATAAPAGEGVDTVTTMSPAVRRLVLEHGVDPTKIQGSGKDGRLTKEDVLAAASAAPAPVAAPAPAIAPAPVASGTPGRHEERVKMTRMRQTIAKRLKAAQDTAAMLTTFNDVDMSAVMATRDKYRESFEKKHGVRLGFMSFFTKAVALAAHDIPAVNARIDGDEIVYHDYLDVSVAVSAPNGLVVPVVRNADSLSFADIEKAIADLGKRAKEGTLTMDDMTGGTFTISNGGVFGGLMSTPIINPPQSAVLGLHRIEDRPVVRNGEIVIRPMMYLAMSYDHRLIDGREAVTFLKTIKEAIEDPTRLLIDL; via the coding sequence ATGAGCACCGAAGTCAAAGTCCCCACGCTGGGCGAAAGCGTTACCGAAGCGACGATCGGCGAATGGCTGAAGAAGCCCGGCGAAGCCGTTGCGCTCGACGAGCCGATCGCGAGCCTTGAGACCGACAAGGTCGCGGTCGAAGTGCCGTCGCCCGTCGCCGGCGTGATGGGCCAGCAGCTCGCCGCGGTCGGCGACACGGTCAATGTCGGCGCGACGATCGCGACGGTCGAAGCCGGCGGCGTTGCCGCGGCGCCGACACCCGCCGCACCCGCGCCCGCCGCGAAGGCCGAAGCGGCCGCGCCGGTACCGGCCGCAACCGCCGCCCCGGCTGGAGAGGGCGTCGACACCGTCACCACCATGTCGCCCGCGGTGCGCCGCCTCGTTCTCGAGCATGGCGTCGATCCGACGAAAATCCAGGGCAGCGGCAAGGACGGCCGCCTGACCAAGGAAGATGTGCTCGCCGCCGCCAGCGCCGCCCCCGCCCCCGTGGCCGCTCCGGCTCCGGCCATTGCGCCTGCACCCGTCGCCAGCGGCACTCCGGGCCGTCACGAAGAGCGCGTCAAGATGACGCGCATGCGCCAGACGATCGCCAAGCGTTTGAAGGCGGCGCAGGACACCGCGGCGATGCTGACGACGTTCAACGACGTCGACATGTCGGCGGTGATGGCGACGCGCGATAAGTATCGCGAAAGCTTCGAAAAGAAGCATGGCGTGCGCCTCGGCTTTATGAGCTTCTTCACCAAGGCGGTCGCGCTCGCCGCGCATGATATTCCGGCGGTCAACGCGCGGATCGACGGCGACGAGATCGTCTATCACGACTATCTCGACGTCTCGGTCGCGGTCAGCGCGCCGAACGGCCTCGTCGTTCCCGTCGTGCGCAACGCCGACAGCCTGTCGTTCGCCGACATCGAGAAAGCGATCGCCGACCTCGGCAAGCGCGCCAAGGAAGGCACGCTGACGATGGACGACATGACCGGCGGCACCTTCACCATCTCGAACGGCGGCGTGTTCGGCGGCCTGATGTCGACCCCGATCATCAACCCGCCGCAGTCGGCGGTGCTCGGCCTCCACCGCATCGAGGATCGCCCGGTCGTCCGTAACGGCGAGATTGTGATCCGTCCGATGATGTACCTCGCGATGAGCTATGATCATCGCCTGATCGACGGCCGCGAGGCGGTGACCTTCCTGAAGACGATCAAGGAAGCGATCGAAGATCCGACGCGCCTGCTGATCGACCTTTGA
- a CDS encoding 2-oxoglutarate dehydrogenase E1 component — MNLERQSFDIDEPQAGPSWAPKNWPQIDSDDLTAALDPQQMQVAVKAAAAKAGAPLSNAEVERAADDSIRAMMLIRTYRVRGHLAANLDPLGLSQRELPADLTPEYHGFVGADLDRPVYIGGTLGLEKATIREIVAILRANYCGNVGLEYMHIADIEERQFLQERMEGADKIIEFSVEGKRAILSKVIQAEEWEKFLARKYVGTKRFGLDGGESMIPAMEAIIKYGAQYGVREIVYGMAHRGRLNMLANVMAKPYQVIFHEFAGGSANPDDIGGSGDVKYHLGTSTDREFGGASVHMSLVPNPSHLEAADPVVLGKVRAQQVVRDDLAKHEQVLPVLIHGDAAFAGQGIVWECLGFSGIRGYNTGGCLHFIVNNQIGFTTSPQFARSSPYPSDVAKGVMAPILHVNGDDPEAVTFACKLAIDFRQQFKRDVVIDMWCYRRFGHNEGDEPSFTQPLMYAVIRQHPPVSQLCAAKLEAEGVVDAGWADARRAEFVARLEEDFEAAKSYKPNKADWFAGRWSGLHAPADPENARRNIATGVSDKLFDSIGRTLTTIPADVEVHKTLRRVIDARGAMFADKSDGEVFDWATAESLAFGTLLSEGYQVRLSGQDSGRGTFSQRHAVWIDQKTEARYVPLTTVPHGRFEVLDSPLSEYGVLGFEYGYAMADPKSLVLWEAQFGDFANGAQIMIDQFIASGEAKWLRANGLVMLLPHGYEGQGPEHSSARLERFLQLCAGDNIQVCNISTPSNYFHVLRRQMLRPFRKPMIIMTPKSLLRHKLAVSQRSDFIGDAHFRRLMSDRTPPADKDVKRVVLCSGKVGYDLMEARDAAGLTDTTVVRVEQIYPFPGEPLAVRLKRMPNLEEVVWAQEEPRNNGAWFFVNELIEDALTEAGHKGMRPRYAGRAAAASPATGLMSRHQTEQSALVADALGLSVRAEIRRTKNKA, encoded by the coding sequence ATGAACCTCGAACGACAAAGCTTCGACATCGACGAGCCGCAGGCCGGCCCGAGCTGGGCGCCGAAAAACTGGCCCCAGATCGACAGCGACGACCTGACCGCCGCGCTCGACCCGCAGCAGATGCAGGTCGCGGTGAAGGCCGCCGCCGCCAAGGCGGGCGCCCCGCTGTCGAATGCCGAAGTCGAGCGCGCCGCGGACGATTCGATCCGCGCGATGATGCTGATCCGCACCTATCGCGTGCGCGGACATCTTGCTGCCAACCTCGATCCGCTCGGCCTCAGCCAGCGCGAGCTGCCCGCCGACCTGACGCCCGAATATCACGGCTTCGTCGGCGCCGATCTCGATCGTCCGGTTTATATCGGGGGAACGCTCGGCCTCGAAAAGGCGACCATTCGCGAGATCGTCGCGATCCTGCGTGCCAATTATTGCGGCAATGTCGGCCTCGAATATATGCACATCGCCGACATCGAGGAGCGCCAGTTCCTGCAGGAGCGGATGGAAGGCGCCGACAAGATCATCGAATTTTCGGTCGAGGGCAAACGCGCCATCCTGAGCAAGGTGATCCAGGCCGAGGAGTGGGAGAAATTCCTCGCGCGCAAATATGTCGGCACCAAGCGTTTCGGCCTCGACGGCGGCGAGAGCATGATCCCGGCGATGGAAGCGATCATCAAATATGGCGCCCAGTACGGCGTGCGCGAGATCGTCTATGGCATGGCGCACCGCGGGCGGCTCAACATGCTCGCGAACGTCATGGCGAAGCCGTATCAGGTGATCTTCCACGAATTTGCCGGCGGATCGGCGAACCCCGATGACATCGGCGGTTCGGGCGACGTCAAATATCATCTCGGCACCTCGACCGACCGCGAATTCGGCGGCGCGTCGGTGCATATGTCGCTCGTCCCCAACCCGTCGCACCTCGAAGCCGCCGACCCGGTCGTGCTCGGCAAGGTGCGCGCGCAGCAGGTCGTGCGCGACGACCTTGCCAAGCATGAGCAGGTGCTGCCCGTGCTGATCCACGGCGACGCGGCGTTCGCGGGGCAAGGGATCGTCTGGGAATGCCTCGGCTTCTCGGGCATCCGCGGCTATAACACCGGCGGCTGCCTCCACTTCATCGTCAACAACCAGATCGGTTTCACGACCAGCCCGCAGTTCGCGCGCTCGTCGCCCTATCCGTCGGACGTCGCAAAGGGCGTGATGGCGCCGATCCTGCACGTCAACGGCGACGATCCCGAAGCGGTGACTTTCGCGTGCAAGCTCGCGATCGATTTCCGCCAGCAGTTCAAGCGCGACGTCGTCATCGACATGTGGTGCTATCGCCGCTTCGGCCACAACGAGGGCGATGAGCCTTCGTTCACGCAGCCGCTGATGTACGCCGTCATTCGTCAGCATCCGCCGGTGTCGCAGCTTTGCGCCGCGAAGCTGGAGGCCGAAGGCGTGGTCGATGCGGGCTGGGCCGACGCCCGGCGCGCCGAATTCGTCGCGCGGCTCGAAGAGGATTTCGAAGCGGCGAAGAGCTACAAGCCGAACAAGGCCGACTGGTTCGCGGGCCGCTGGTCGGGGCTGCACGCCCCCGCCGATCCCGAAAACGCGCGCCGCAACATCGCGACGGGCGTGTCGGACAAATTGTTCGATTCGATCGGCCGGACGCTGACGACGATCCCCGCCGACGTCGAAGTCCACAAGACGCTCCGCCGCGTGATCGACGCGCGCGGCGCGATGTTCGCCGACAAGAGCGACGGCGAAGTGTTCGACTGGGCGACCGCCGAGAGCCTCGCGTTCGGGACGCTGCTCAGCGAAGGCTATCAGGTGCGCCTGTCGGGTCAGGATTCGGGGCGCGGCACGTTCAGCCAGCGCCATGCGGTCTGGATCGACCAGAAGACCGAAGCCCGATATGTCCCGCTCACGACCGTGCCGCACGGCCGGTTCGAGGTGCTCGACAGCCCGCTGTCCGAATATGGTGTGCTCGGCTTCGAATATGGCTATGCGATGGCCGATCCGAAGAGCCTCGTGCTCTGGGAAGCGCAGTTCGGCGATTTCGCCAACGGCGCGCAGATCATGATCGACCAGTTTATCGCGTCGGGCGAGGCCAAGTGGCTGCGCGCCAACGGGCTCGTGATGCTGCTCCCGCACGGTTACGAAGGACAGGGGCCGGAGCATAGCTCGGCGCGCCTCGAACGCTTCCTCCAGCTTTGCGCGGGCGACAATATCCAGGTGTGCAATATTTCGACCCCGTCGAACTATTTCCACGTCCTGCGCCGCCAGATGCTGCGCCCGTTCCGCAAGCCGATGATCATCATGACGCCCAAGTCGCTGCTCCGCCACAAGCTCGCGGTGTCGCAGCGTTCGGACTTCATCGGCGACGCGCATTTCCGCCGCCTGATGTCGGATCGCACCCCGCCGGCGGACAAGGACGTCAAGCGCGTCGTCCTCTGCTCGGGCAAGGTCGGCTACGACTTGATGGAAGCGCGCGATGCCGCGGGCCTGACCGATACGACCGTCGTGCGCGTCGAGCAGATCTATCCCTTCCCGGGTGAGCCGCTCGCGGTTCGTCTGAAGCGGATGCCGAACCTCGAAGAGGTGGTCTGGGCGCAGGAAGAGCCGCGCAACAACGGCGCCTGGTTCTTCGTCAACGAACTGATCGAGGACGCGCTGACCGAGGCGGGCCACAAGGGTATGCGGCCGCGTTACGCCGGTCGCGCCGCTGCGGCATCGCCCGCGACGGGCCTGATGAGCCGCCACCAGACCGAACAGTCGGCGCTCGTCGCCGACGCGCTCGGCCTGTCGGTTCGCGCCGAAATCCGCCGTACGAAGAATAAAGCTTAA
- a CDS encoding PaaI family thioesterase has protein sequence MNDGIEEPKRRDHFSAETLEDGWVSWNLKDPSRFNAFIEPLTVRVEQPTADGRPCARVRMIPERKHSNLGDNVHGAVTLALVDIALFAASHQFGSLNAGHSVTLDLSTQFVGAGRVGEPLDAVVELVRETGRLIFLRGLVVQGEGDSHIVLTFAGTIRKASAK, from the coding sequence GTGAACGACGGGATCGAGGAACCGAAGCGCCGGGACCATTTCAGCGCGGAGACGCTGGAGGATGGTTGGGTCAGCTGGAACCTCAAGGACCCCAGCCGCTTCAACGCTTTCATCGAACCGCTGACGGTCCGCGTCGAACAGCCGACCGCCGACGGCCGCCCGTGCGCGCGGGTGCGGATGATCCCTGAACGCAAGCACAGCAACCTCGGCGATAACGTCCACGGCGCGGTGACGCTGGCGCTCGTCGACATCGCGCTGTTCGCGGCGTCGCATCAGTTTGGTTCGCTCAACGCCGGTCATTCGGTGACGCTCGACCTGTCTACGCAGTTTGTTGGCGCGGGGCGCGTCGGCGAGCCGCTCGACGCCGTGGTCGAGCTGGTGCGCGAGACCGGCCGGCTGATCTTCCTGCGCGGCCTTGTCGTGCAGGGCGAAGGCGACAGCCATATCGTACTGACCTTCGCCGGAACGATCCGCAAGGCGAGCGCCAAGTGA
- a CDS encoding succinate dehydrogenase iron-sulfur subunit, with protein sequence MAQFVLPKNSRPQKTGKVHKAEGAAAVKKFKVYRYDPDSGQNPRFDTFEIDTEKCGPMVLDALIKMKSEQDSSLTFRRSCREGICGSCSMNMNGKNGLACTTAIEDLKGDITITPLPSMDVIKDLVPDFTHFYAQYASIEPWLKTKTTTPSGKERLQSPAEREKLDGLYECILCACCSTSCPSYWWNSDKFLGPAILLQAYRWLADSRDEMTGERLDELEDPFRLYRCHTIMNCANACPKGLSPARAIAEIKKLEAERQV encoded by the coding sequence ATGGCCCAATTTGTCCTGCCCAAGAACAGCCGCCCGCAAAAGACGGGCAAGGTCCACAAGGCCGAAGGCGCCGCGGCGGTGAAGAAGTTCAAAGTCTATCGTTACGACCCCGATAGCGGCCAGAATCCGCGGTTCGACACGTTCGAGATCGACACGGAAAAATGCGGCCCGATGGTGCTCGACGCGCTCATCAAGATGAAGAGCGAGCAGGATTCGTCGCTGACCTTCCGCCGTTCGTGCCGCGAGGGCATTTGCGGCAGCTGTTCGATGAACATGAACGGCAAGAACGGCCTCGCCTGCACGACCGCGATCGAGGATTTGAAGGGCGACATCACGATCACCCCGCTGCCTTCGATGGACGTGATCAAGGATCTCGTTCCCGACTTCACGCATTTCTACGCGCAATATGCGTCGATCGAGCCGTGGCTGAAGACCAAGACGACGACGCCGAGCGGCAAGGAGCGGCTGCAGTCGCCCGCCGAACGCGAAAAGCTCGACGGGCTTTACGAGTGCATCCTGTGCGCCTGCTGCTCGACGAGCTGCCCCAGCTATTGGTGGAACAGCGACAAATTCCTCGGCCCCGCGATCCTGCTTCAGGCGTATCGCTGGCTCGCCGACAGCCGCGACGAAATGACCGGCGAACGCCTTGATGAGCTCGAAGATCCGTTCCGTCTCTATCGCTGCCACACGATCATGAACTGCGCGAACGCCTGCCCCAAGGGCCTCAGCCCCGCGCGCGCGATTGCCGAGATCAAGAAGCTCGAGGCCGAGCGGCAGGTGTGA
- the mdh gene encoding malate dehydrogenase has protein sequence MGRKKIALIGAGNIGGTLALLAAQKELGDVVLFDVVEGVPQGKALDLSQVGPIAGFDAKITGTNDYADIAGADVIIVTAGVARKPGMSRDDLLGINLKVMKAVGEGIKANAPDAFVICITNPLDAMVWALREFSGLPHNKVVGMAGVLDSARFSHFIADEFDVSVKDVNTFVLGGHGDTMVPVVRYSTVNGIPVPDLVKMGLSSQDKIDAIVKRTRGGGGEIVALLGTGSAFYAPAASGIAMAEAYLGDQKRILPCAAYVDGQYGLDGLYVGVPVLIGAGGVEKIVEIELDDADKAGLQVSVDAVKELLDACKALDPSLA, from the coding sequence ATGGGACGCAAGAAGATCGCTTTGATCGGAGCCGGGAATATCGGCGGAACGTTGGCGCTGCTCGCCGCGCAGAAAGAACTCGGCGACGTCGTCCTGTTCGACGTCGTTGAGGGCGTGCCGCAGGGCAAGGCGCTCGATCTGTCGCAGGTCGGCCCGATCGCGGGTTTCGACGCGAAGATCACCGGCACGAACGACTATGCCGACATCGCCGGCGCCGACGTCATCATCGTCACCGCCGGTGTCGCCCGCAAGCCGGGCATGAGCCGCGACGACCTGCTCGGCATCAACCTGAAAGTGATGAAGGCGGTCGGCGAAGGCATCAAGGCCAACGCCCCCGACGCGTTCGTCATCTGCATCACCAACCCGCTCGACGCGATGGTTTGGGCGCTGCGCGAATTCTCGGGTCTGCCGCACAATAAGGTCGTCGGCATGGCCGGTGTGCTCGATTCGGCGCGCTTCAGCCACTTCATCGCCGACGAATTCGACGTGTCGGTCAAGGATGTGAACACCTTCGTGCTCGGCGGCCACGGCGACACGATGGTCCCCGTCGTGCGTTACTCGACCGTCAACGGCATCCCCGTTCCCGACCTCGTCAAGATGGGCCTGTCGTCGCAGGACAAGATCGATGCGATCGTCAAGCGCACGCGCGGCGGCGGCGGGGAGATCGTCGCGCTGCTCGGCACCGGTTCGGCCTTCTATGCGCCGGCCGCCTCGGGCATCGCTATGGCCGAAGCCTATCTGGGTGATCAGAAGCGCATCCTGCCCTGCGCCGCCTATGTCGACGGCCAGTACGGCCTCGACGGCCTGTATGTCGGCGTGCCGGTGCTGATTGGTGCCGGCGGGGTCGAGAAGATCGTCGAGATCGAACTCGACGACGCCGACAAGGCGGGTCTGCAGGTCTCGGTCGACGCGGTCAAGGAACTGCTCGACGCGTGCAAGGCGCTGGATCCCAGCCTCGCCTGA
- the sucD gene encoding succinate--CoA ligase subunit alpha: MSILIDKNTKVITQGMTGATGTFHTEQALAYGTQMVGGVTPGKGGTTHIGLPNFNTVEEAKAATGATASCIYVPPPFAADSILEAIDAEMELIVCITEGIPVLDMVKVKRALSGSKSRLIGPNCPGVLTPGECKIGIMPGSIFSKGSVGVVSRSGTLTYEAVFQTTNVGLGQTTAVGIGGDPVNGTNFIDVLELFLADEATKSIIMIGEIGGDAEEQAAQFLIDEAKRGRKKPMAGFIAGRTAPPGRRMGHAGAIVSGGKGDAESKIAAMEAAGIKVSASPSELGSTLAEVLKERV, encoded by the coding sequence ATGAGCATCCTCATCGACAAGAATACCAAGGTCATCACGCAAGGGATGACGGGTGCCACCGGCACCTTCCACACCGAACAGGCGCTCGCCTATGGCACGCAGATGGTCGGCGGCGTGACCCCGGGCAAGGGCGGCACGACGCACATCGGCCTGCCTAACTTCAACACCGTTGAAGAAGCCAAGGCCGCGACCGGCGCGACCGCGAGCTGCATCTATGTTCCGCCGCCGTTCGCCGCCGACTCGATCCTTGAGGCGATCGACGCCGAGATGGAACTGATCGTCTGCATCACCGAGGGCATCCCCGTGCTCGACATGGTCAAGGTGAAGCGCGCGCTGTCGGGTTCGAAATCGCGCCTGATCGGTCCGAACTGCCCCGGCGTCCTGACGCCCGGCGAATGCAAGATCGGCATCATGCCCGGCAGCATCTTCTCGAAGGGCAGCGTCGGTGTCGTCTCGCGCTCGGGCACGCTGACCTATGAAGCGGTGTTCCAGACCACGAACGTCGGCCTGGGTCAGACGACCGCGGTCGGCATCGGCGGCGATCCCGTCAACGGCACCAACTTCATCGACGTGCTCGAACTCTTCCTCGCCGACGAGGCGACCAAGTCGATCATCATGATCGGCGAGATCGGTGGCGACGCAGAGGAGCAGGCGGCGCAGTTCCTGATCGACGAAGCGAAGCGCGGCCGTAAGAAGCCGATGGCGGGCTTCATCGCGGGCCGCACCGCGCCTCCGGGCCGCCGCATGGGCCATGCCGGCGCGATCGTGTCGGGCGGCAAGGGCGACGCCGAAAGCAAGATCGCGGCGATGGAAGCCGCGGGCATCAAGGTGTCGGCGAGCCCGTCGGAACTCGGCTCGACCCTCGCCGAAGTGCTGAAAGAACGCGTCTGA